A single Pochonia chlamydosporia 170 chromosome Unknown PCv3seq00011, whole genome shotgun sequence DNA region contains:
- a CDS encoding polyketide synthase (similar to Neosartorya fischeri NRRL 181 XP_001261656.1), with product MPGTLRSSRSSSEYSNSGYNEAASAAESGRNEYPATSFPGYSEKPLSKQLEPIAVVGMGCRLPGDVKSASDFWSMMVNKETGQTPKVPASRFNIDAHYHKNNDRPGSFGVLGGYFLSDDLAAFDPGLFGITPVEAMWMDPQQRKLLEVVYEALESGGISLESISGTRTAVFAASFTADWQQMAFKEPSFRHSLAATGVDPGIISNRISHVFNLNGPSIVCNTACSSSVYALHNACNALRNNEADGAIVGGVNLIITVDQHMNTAKLGVLSPTSTCHTFDASADGYGRADAVGAVYLKRLSDAIRDGDPIRGVIRSSATNSNGKVQAVGITHPNREGQADVISQAYKRGGDLDPRLTGYFECHGTGTAVGDPLEVHAVSLAMNKERNPTDEPLWIGAVKTNIGHSEAASGLSALIKAILIVERGVIPATRGVVRPSPSIRWKDWQVRVPMELVPFPSQLPVRRVSINSFGYGGTNAHVIVEGAGSLVDHSVQRNYTYIDDAVPKHGQGGRKKRPAPRRAASRKRPFLLPFSAHDKATLIRNIDAHGSVSSKYDLLDFSHTLANRRSRLNSRAFAVASHSTIDDTFKEVLASFSFGEHKKKSPVIGFVFTGQGAQWPRMGAELLEYSSTFLASIRTLDNALDELIDGPEWSIEDILLEYDKTSPVGEAEFSQPLCTAVQIALVQLLAEWGIQPVVTVGHSSGEIAAAFSAGLISAEEAITVAYYRGQVTKDIKRNGAMLAVGLGAQAVQPYIAETNSSVVIACHNSPAGVTLSGDSDEVLVLKEKLDAAKVFARVVNTNGKAYHSHHMSSVAERYENLIHGARKELWHATTESKARNVKMVSSVTNEILSPTTQLGGAYWSNNLRSPVLFNQAVQTVLTSSEFDDVDLLVEIGPHSAMAGPIKQIRAELKADHLDYVPSLIRGKDSAAQLLTLAGELFLRGYSLDMNSVVTAYLDESGNKVKGGVFRRGSTIVDLPPYQWNYTRPFWAEARASLEHRQPKYPRHDVLGQLVIGTSLQEPTWRNILRLRDLPWLRDHSLGGEAVFPAAGYFSMALEAITQLNELSNNPVAVESFTLRDVSIKKALVTPDDDDGIEVMTNFSRSLHGGDWWDFAVSSIRPQGIQVEHIAGSIKLNAHPRRSKAPRELPVFTQRATGKSWNDALREVGFDYGPTFQDMDDISFDGKRYEAICRTAIKQSVDASLGESRYVLHPATVDSVLQLSIAAIYAGRTNAMTCGVVPIQVDEVTIWPPSKEQLVSGAAKGYAWVPRRGVRSFEGSAQITADDGELILDLINIRTTSYEAAVPQKLETSVNDAAGPYGEIVWSLDFDTLETNVEQDLSIPDLVKLALFKYPNLKILELGTQNILQVLQKNPLAEYTATIDEDGTDSQVLKDSVAKYLKASIGRLIPELELESQSFQHGKYDLLITHVEVLSKVKNLVKKGGYIITVASTPLESDTSNGDISWFFAESSGVRIGRMDAVNPETNGSPLSLNTKHRVHLLYRKDRGILVDKIKTALESFDWIVTVGNLKVIPSVEHVIFLADFEGPLVLTLTEEEFLAIQTISNSVSAILWTTNGGFITGKRPEYALVQGLSRSLNSEQASLDFRVLDVDLDSVSEANVVQSVTRIAQQQFQRSSVNGDALYEREISVSGDRMYISRLERNRELNDFFIGADRPEPTAFSHDEHISGRLVGQGQVVFEQVPQREGEETVVKPNHVEIRVTAAGLAREGVLVITGSDYPTTFSYIIGGTVTRTGSGVSNLKPGDMVVGFNPDKFANYQQAYAPLVFKVDGEYEIRAAVGEFLPHANALYGLETLASAQKGESVLILPGTGAAGVAAGRIARAKRAVPYFVSQNCEEATTLQNQLGISEKQVIVLGEESLSERLNELTNGHGVDIIISGGNGVQADLAREAWRSIARFGRFVDFGRKDLLNRRVIDNIPISRGASYQPFDLLDLYEARTNVLSTLLTKVASLFKAESTTSLGDISTVPLANLNDAVASYSDAFDKPVTVITYEESETPLHVIKSQRIKPTFSKSATYLLVGCLGGIGRSLTAWMMKLGARRFTFLSRSGSDSKSAARLIADIEADGAIVTVVRGDATSRSDVVRAVEAVPPQHPIRGVVHAAMVLRDGMFNSMTFRNWKDAVSPKVLGAMNLHSVLAGTPLDFFLTTSSISGTLGTPGQSNYAAANSYLDALARHRTSNGAAASSVILPMILGVGVVAENSEIEDALRRKGIYGIDEEDLLVSFEAALASSQVLGKRSDHFVIGLDPSLLHKAITSSAATDVFYMEDTRFSHLVRAINVSCDSNNSGSSSQSILNIVRTAQTLDDAVAAVREHFTEKLARMLLIPEDAFEPHVRSIASYGLDSMIGAELRNWIFKEYRIDIPFQQLLAPTLTITKFAGQ from the exons ATGCCCGGTACCTTGAGGTCTTCGAGGTCGTCCTCAGAGTACTCTAATAGCGGTTACAATGAGGCCGCGTCAGCCGCAGAATCTGGACGAAACGAATATCCTGCCACCTCGTTTCCTGGGTACTCCGAGAAACCACTGTCTAAACAGCTGGAACCGATCGcagttgttggcatgg GCTGTAGATTGCCTGGTGATGTCAAATCGGCCAGTGACTTCTGGAGCATGATGGTTAATAAGGAAACGGGGCAGACACCGAAAGTGCCTGCATCCCGATTTAACATTGATGCTCACTATCATAAAAATAACGATCGCCCTGGTAGTTTTGGAGTCTTGGGAGGGTATTTTCTCTCCGATGATTTGGCAGCCTTTGATCCTGGTCTCTTTGGCATTACCCCTGTTGAAGCTATGTGGATGGATCCTCAACAGCGGAAGCTTCTGGAGGTGGTTTATGAGGCTCTAGAATCCGGCGGCATCTCCTTGGAGTCTATCTCGGGCACCCGAACTGCTGTGTTCGCTGCCAGTTTCACAGCTGACTGGCAGCAAATGGCGTTCAAAGAGCCCTCATTCAGGCATAGCCTGGCAGCAACGGGTGTGGACCCAGGAATTATCAGCAACCGTATAAGTCACGTCTTTAACTTGAACGGACCTAGCATCGTCTGCAATACAGCCTGTTCGTCCTCAGTCTACGCGCTCCATAACGCGTGTAATGCCCTACGCAATAATGAAGCAGATGGGGCAATTGTTGGAGGAGTCAATCTTATCATTACCGTCGACCAACATATGAACACGGCAAAGCTCGGGGTCCTATCTCCAACGTCCACTTGCCATACATTTGATGCAAGTGCTGATGGATATGGCCGTGCTGATGCAGTGGGTGCTGTATACTTAAAACGCTTATCTGATGCCATTCGAGATGGGGATCCAATTCGGGGCGTGATAAGATCTAGCGCCACGAACTCCAATGGCAAAGTTCAGGCGGTTGGCATAACGCATCCCAACCGAGAAGGCCAAGCGGATGTTATCTCACAAGCATATAAAAGGGGCGGAGATCTGGATCCAAGATTGACCGGGTATTTCGAGTGCCACGGAACCGGGACGGCCGTCGGCGACCCTCTAGAAGTCCACGCCGTTTCTTTGGCTAtgaacaaagaaagaaatccAACAGACGAGCCACTCTGGATTGGCGCAGTCAAGACAAATATAGGCCATTCTGAAGCAGCCAGTGGTCTTTCCGCGCTTATAAAGGCTATTTTAATCGTTGAACGGGGCGTAATACCCGCCACTCGCGGAGTCGTCCGTCCCAGCCCAAGTATCAGGTGGAAAGATTGGCAAGTAAGAGTGCCAATGGAGCTTGTCCCATTTCCAAGCCAGCTTCCAGTGCGACGTGTTTCTATTAACAGCTTTGGATATGGAGGCACAAACGCGCATGTCATTGTCGAGGGTGCTGGGTCTCTGGTTGACCACAGTGTGCAAAGAAATTATACGTATATCGACGACGCAGTACCaaaacatggccaaggaggaCGAAAAAAGCGGCCAGCTCCACGAAGGGCAGCCTCCCGTAAGCGGCCATTCTTGCTGCCGTTTTCAGCTCATGACAAAGCCACCTTGATACGGAATATTGATGCTCATGGCTCCGTGTCATCGAAGTACGACTTGCTAGATTTCTCGCATACGCTTGCAAACCGGCGTAGCCGCTTAAACTCCAGAGCGTTCGCGGTTGCTAGTCATAGCACTATTGATGATACTTTCAAAGAGGTCCTTGCATCTTTCTCATTCGGAGAGCACAAGAAAAAGTCTCCGGTTATCGGATTCGTGTTTACAGGACAGGGCGCGCAATGGCCACGAATGGGCGCCGAGCTGCTCGAGTACAGTTCGACTTTCCTTGCGTCTATACGGACACTAGATAACGCTCTTGATGAGCTCATTGACGGTCCGGAATGGTCCATCGAGGATATACTCCTCGAGTATGACAAGACGTCCCCTGTTGGCGAGGCCGAATTCTCACAGCCTCTCTGTACTGCAGTTCAGATTGCCTTGGTCCAGCTGTTGGCTGAATGGGGCATACAGCCGGTTGTGACTGTCGGCCACTCTTCAGGAGAGATTGCAGCTGCATTTTCCGCTGGCCTCATATCTGCCGAAGAAGCCATAACCGTGGCATACTACCGTGGTCAGGTCACAAAAGACATTAAGAGGAATGGTGCAATGCTGGCAGTTGGTCTTGGGGCTCAAGCAGTCCAGCCATACATTGCAGAAACGAACAGTTCTGTAGTCATTGCCTGCCACAATTCCCCAGCTGGTGTGACTTTGAGTGGCGATTCTGATGAGGTTCTTGTCTTGAAAGAGAAGCTTGACGCCGCCAAAGTTTTTGCCCGTGTTGTCAACACAAATGGCAAAGCATATCACTCACACCACATGTCTTCAGTCGCTGAAAGATATGAAAATCTCATTCATGGCGCCAGGAAGGAGCTATGGCATGCGACTACAGAATCTAAAGCTAGGAATGTGAAAATGGTATCGTCTGTGACCAATGAGATCCTAAGCCCAACAACTCAGTTGGGCGGAGCCTATTGGAGCAATAACTTACGGAGCCCGGTACTATTCAACCAAGCAGTTCAGACAGTTCTGACCTCGTCAGAGTTCGACGATGTGGACTTGTTGGTTGAAATCGGCCCACATTCAGCAATGGCTGGTCCGATAAAGCAAATCAGGGCAGAACTCAAAGCAGACCATCTCGACTACGTACCCAGTCTTATACGTGGCAAGGATAGTGCGGCCCAGCTTTTAACGCTAGCTGGAGAACTCTTCCTCCGTGGGTACTCGCTAGACATGAATAGCGTTGTGACCGCCTACTTGGATGAATCTGGGAACAAGGTCAAAGGCGGTGTTTTTAGACGTGGCTCAACCATTGTCGACCTACCGCCGTATCAATGGAACTATACGAGACCATTTTGGGCTGAAGCCCGCGCCAGTCTGGAACATCGGCAGCCGAAGTATCCACGCCATGATGTTCTTGGTCAACTTGTCATAGGAACGTCTTTACAGGAACCTACCTGGAGAAACATACTGCGCCTACGAGACTTACCATGGCTTAGAGATCACTCGTTGGGTGGAGAAGCCGTGTTCCCCGCTGCTGGGTATTTCTCCATGGCCCTGGAGGCCATCACTCAGCTAAACGAGCTCAGCAATAACCCAGTTGCCGTTGAGAGCTTTACACTACGCGACGTATCTATCAAGAAAGCTCTCGTTACGcccgatgatgatgacggcattGAGGTCATGACCAATTTTAGCAGATCGCTACATGGGGGAGACTGGTGGGATTTTGCAGTCTCTTCCATTCGGCCGCAAGGAATTCAGGTAGAACATATTGCGGGTAGTATCAAGCTAAATGCTCATCCAAGACGATCAAAAGCACCTCGAGAGCTACCAGTTTTCACTCAACGAGCTACCGGCAAGTCTTGGAATGATGCTCTCCGCGAGGTGGGCTTTGACTATGGCCCCACGTTCCAGGATATGGACGACATCTCTTTCGACGGTAAACGATATGAAGCTATCTGTCGCACGGCTATCAAACAATCCGTAGATGCCAGCCTCGGAGAATCGCGATACGTTCTTCACCCTGCTACCGTGGACTCCGTTCTGCAACTCAGCATAGCTGCCATCTATGCGGGGCGCACAAATGCTATGACTTGCGGAGTGGTACCAATTCAAGTGGATGAGGTGACTATCTGGCCGCCATCTAAGGAGCAGCTTGTCTCTGGAGCCGCCAAGGGGTATGCCTGGGTACCTCGACGTGGGGTGAGGTCGTTTGAAGGTAGCGCGCAAATAactgctgatgatggagagttgaTTCTGGACCTCATCAATATACGGACGACAAGCTATGAGGCTGCAGTGCCACAAAAGCTTGAGACGTCCGTGAATGATGCTGCTGGGCCATATGGCGAGATTGTTTGGTCACTCGATTTCGACACCCTCGAGACGAACGTCGAACAAGACTTATCTATACCGGATCTTGTCAAGCTGGCCCTGTTTAAATACCCAAATCTCAAGATCCTTGAGCTAGGCACACAAAATATTTTGCAGGTTCTGCAAAAGAATCCTCTCGCAGAATATACAGCTACCATCGATGAGGACGGGACAGACTCACAGGTCCTCAAGGATTCTGTGGCAAAATACTTGAAAGCTAGTATTGGTAGACTTATCCCCGAGCTGGAATTAGAATCTCAATCTTTCCAGCATGGCAAATACGATCTCCTTATCACGCATGTGGAAGTACTATCTAAAGTCAAAAACTTAGTTAAGAAAGGCGGCTACATTATCACGGTTGCTTCGACTCCATTGGAATCTGACACGAGCAATGGTGACATCAGTTGGTTCTTCGCCGAGAGCAGCGGCGTTCGTATCGGGAGAATGGATGCTGTTAATCCTGAGACGAATGGTTCACCCCTGTCACTGAATACCAAGCACAGGGTGCACTTGCTCTATCGCAAAGACCGTGGCATACTGGTAGACAAGATTAAAACTGCTCTGGAGAGTTTTGATTGGATTGTGACAGTGGGAAATTTGAAAGTAATTCCTTCTGTTGAGCACGTCATCTTCTTGGCCGATTTTGAAGGTCCTCTTGTTCTCACATTAACAGAGGAAGAGTTTCTCGCGATTCAGACCATAAGTAACTCAGTTTCTGCCATTTTATGGACAACAAATGGTGGCTTTATCACTGGTAAAAGACCCGAATATGCCCTAGTGCAAGGGCTGAGTCGATCCTTGAACTCGGAACAAGCTTCACTCGATTTCAGAGTGCTGGATGTGGACTTGGACAGCGTCAGTGAGGCGAACGTTGTTCAATCCGTTACAAGAATAGCACAACAACAGTTTCAGCGATCGAGTGTGAATGGAGACGCGCTTTATGAGCGAGAAATTTCCGTGTCGGGTGACAGAATGTATATTAGCCGTCTGGAGCGAAACCGGGAGCTGAACGATTTCTTTATTGGAGCAGACCGTCCAGAACCTACTGCATTCAGTCACGATGAGCACATATCGGGCAGGCTCGTGGGCCAGGGCCAGGTTGTCTTCGAGCAAGTGCCTCAGCGTGAAGGCGAAGAGACTGTAGTAAAGCCCAACCACGTCGAGATCCGAGTTACGGCGGCGGGCCTGGCAAGAGAAGGCGTTCTCGTCATTACGGGCTCAGACTATCCTACGACTTTCAGTTACATCATTGGCGGCACAGTCACTCGAACAGGATCTGGAGTATCTAACTTGAAGCCGGGTGATATGGTGGTTGGATTCAACCCCGATAAATTCGCTAATTACCAACAAGCTTACGCTCCGTTAGTATTCAAGGTTGATGGCGAGTATGAAATCAGGGCTGCTGTTGGAGAGTTCCTTCCTCACGCAAATGCTCTATATGGCCTTGAGACTCTAGCTAGTGCCCAGAAAGGCGAATCTGTCCTGATTCTTCCGGGCACTGGTGCAGCTGGAGTTGCGGCCGGCCGCATCGCTAGGGCTAAACGTGCTGTACCCTACTTCGTGTCTCAAAATTGCGAGGAAGCGACCACGCTTCAAAACCAACTGGGCATTAGCGAAAAGCAAGTAATAGTGCTCGGTGAAGAGAGCTTATCCGAGCGTCTAAACGAGTTGACGAACGGGCACGGTGTCGATATTATTATCAGCGGAGGCAATGGAGTTCAGGCAGACCTTGCGAGAGAGGCATGGCGTTCCATCGCACGATTCGGACGCTTTGTCGATTTCGGTCGAAAGGACTTGCTCAATAGGAGAGTGATTGACAACATTCCCATCTCGCGTGGCGCAAGCTACCAACCTTTTGATCTACTCGACTTATATGAAGCACGAACTAATGTTCTATCCACGCTTCTGACTAAAGTTGCAAGCTTGTTTAAGGCGGAGTCGACTACCAGTCTTGGTGACATTTCGACTGTTCCGCTTGCTAACCTAAACGACGCTGTGGCCAGTTATTCCGATGCATTTGACAAGCCGGTTACTGTCATCACCTATGAAGAGTCTGAAACACCGCTTCATGTCATTAAATCGCAACGAATAAAGCCTACATTCAGCAAAAGCGCCACGTACCTGCTAGTTGGGTGCTTGGGTGGTATTGGGCGTAGCTTGACGGCGTGGATGATGAAACTAGGAGCCAGGAGGTTTACATTTCTCTCTCGCTCCGGTAGCGACTCCAAGTCCGCCGCTAGATTAATTGCAGATATAGAAGCAGATGGAGCAATTGTTACAGTGGTCAGGGGCGATGCAACTTCTCGGTCGGATGTTGTGCGTGCAGTTGAGGCCGTGCCACCACAACACCCCATTAGAGGCGTTGTACATGCGGCAATGGTACTTCGA GATGGCATGTTTAATTCCATGACTTTCCGGAATTGGAAAGATGCAGTTTCCCCCAAAGTCCTTGGTGCCATGAATTTGCACTCTGTTCTCGCTGGAACACCACTGGACTTCTTCTTGACTACAAGTTCGATCTCAGGAACTCTTGGTACACCTGGTCAGAGCAACTATGCAGCCGCAAATAGCTATCTAGATGCACTTGCCCGCCACCGTACGTCCAACGGAGCCGCCGCCTCATCTGTCATCCTCCCCATGATTCTTGGCGTCGGCGTTGTTGCCGAGAATAGTGAGATCGAAGATGCTCTTAGACGAAAGGGTATCTATGGAATAGACGAAGAAGACCTGTTGGTGTCATTTGAAGCCGCACTGGCTTCGTCGCAAGTACTTGGCAAGCGCTCGGATCATTTTGTCATTGGGCTGGACCCTTCGTTGCTTCACAAGGCGATCACAAGCTCGGCGGCTACAGATGTTTTCTATATGGAAGATACTCGGTTCAGCCACCTTGTTCGCGCCATAAATGTATCCTGCGATAGCAACAACTCAGGCTCCAGCAGTCAGAGCATTCTAAACATTGTGCGCACTGCACAAACGCTGGATGACGCTGTTGCTGCAGTGAGAGAACACTTCACAGAGAAGCTCGCTCGTATGCTATTGATACCGGAGGATGCCTTTGAACCGCATGTCAGATCAATTGCATCATATGGATTGGACAGTATGATCGGAGCAGAGTTGCGGAATTGGATATTCAAGGAGTACCGTATTGATATACCCTTCCAACAGCTCCTGGCACCCACTTTGACCATTACCAAGTTTGCTGGCCAA TAG
- a CDS encoding FAD binding domain-containing protein (similar to Colletotrichum gloeosporioides Nara gc5 XP_007278700.1) — protein MILAITIGLAQLSLVQGKPNNAVCREIEAQLPGKVSYPSSTIFKDSLSSYYSGQEEELVPECIFSPQNALDVSRFIKVVTKDTDSGTRIPFAIRSGGHAVFSGAANIHDGITVDLRGLDSVHLSEDKTIASIGGGAVWHNVYPKLVPHNLTVMGGRVSGVGVGGFLTGGGINFLSRKHGWACDDVVSYEIVLANGDIVEATGDLNSDLWLALKGGSNNFGVVTRFDLKTRPLSRLWGGDIIWGYSQAVLDAQAHAFSNFMKPQNFDDAASLFVALIHQKPDQKSDGFFAVGNVIFYTKEIADPPIYQPFTSISSPLQSRLRLTNTSDLIWDQAGTLPPHAKRSLNMVYSFRNPDSRVYKEIFRIWEHGAKSLDQVDGLLLMLLIQPHPVSTGQNSLGLPPGQKDLVLAVITVAYSHTKDDAIVRAAIQGIIDQQEEVLQNEGVYIPWKYLNYADNLAQDPIASYGEDVKKWLRAVSVKFDPKGVFQSGVPGGFKLFGTNEAETKPGSVRDEL, from the exons ATGATACTAGCCATTACGATCGGCCTGGCCCAGCTCTCCTTAGTTCAGGGTAAGCCAAACAATGCTGTATGCAGGGAAATTGAAGCTCAATTACCGGGCAAGGTTTCTTATCCCTCTAGCACGATATTCAAAGACTCATTGTCGTCGTACTATTCTGGCCAGGAGGAAGAACTTGTACCAGAATGCATATTTTCCCCGCAGAACGCATTGGACGTATCAAGGTTCATAAAGGTTGTCACAAAAGACACAGACTCCGGCACCCGGATACCATTCGCTATCCGAAGCGGTGGTCATGCTGTTTTCTCTGGGGCAGCAAATATACATGACGGCATTACGGTGGATTTGCGGGGCTTGGACTCCGTTCATCTCAGTGAAGATAAAACCATAGCATCCATTGGCGGCGGGGCAGTTTGGCATAATGTATATCCTAAACTGGTACCTCATAACCTGACCGTAATGGGTGGTAGGGTATCTGGTGTAGGTGTTGGTGGATTCCTAACTGGAG GTGGCATTAATTTCTTATCAAGAAAGCACGGCTGGGCATGCGATGATGTAGTGTCCTACGAAATAGTGCTAGCAAATGGTGACATTGTCGAGGCGACAGGAGACTTGAACTCAGATTTATGGCTAGCTCTTAAGGGTGGTTCGAACAATTTTGGCGTGGTCACACGGTTCGATCTCAAAACAAGGCCGCTTTCAAGATTATGGGGAGGTGATATTATTTGGGGTTACTCTCAGGCCGTTCTGGATGCGCAAGCTCATGCATTTAGCAACTTCATGAAACCCCAAAACTTTGACGACGCTGCAAGTCTGTTTGTTGCATTGATACATCAGAAGCCGGACCAGAAGAGCGATGGTTTTTTCGCAGTTGGTAATGTCATATTCTACACCAAAGAAATTGCCGACCCGCCTATCTATCAACCCTTCACGTCAATTTCCTCACCACTTCAGAGTAGATTGCGGCTCACAAATACCAGCGACTTGATCTGGGACCAAGCTGGAACACTCCCGCCACATGCCAAGCG GTCCCTCAATATGGTCTATTCATTTCGCAATCCAGACTCACGCGTATATAAGGAAATCTTCCGTATCTGGGAGCACGGGGCCAAATCACTAGATCAAGTAGATGGATTGCTACTGATGCTTCTAATTCAACCACACCCTGTTTCAACCGGTCAGAATTCCCTGGGTCTTCCACCGGGACAGAAGGATCTCGTACTAGCAGTTATAACGGTAGCCTATTCGCATACCAAGGATGACGCTATAGTTCGTGCTGCCATCCAGGGCATCATCGATCAACAGGAGGAAGTATTGCAGAACGAAGGTGTATATATCCCGTGGAAGTATCTCAACTATGCAGATAACCTGGCGCAAGATCCCATCGCCAGCTACggagaagatgtcaaaaaATGGTTGAGGGCGGTAAGCGTCAAATTTGACCCAAAAGGTGTATttcagtctggtgtgcctGGTGGATTCAAGCTGTTTGGTACCAACGAGGCTGAGACAAAACCGGGCTCGGTCCGTGATGAGCTATAG
- a CDS encoding reductase (similar to Colletotrichum fioriniae PJ7 XP_007597605.1), translating into MTSSKPLVLLTGASGFLGYLTLVNLLKSGYRVRAVVRSQAKANKILTAPSLRDLDPSPETLLFSIISDLSIPGALDDAFRDVTYAIHVASPVPAFGANHGPPTEEYDEYFVQNAVNIDVGLLKSAATVDSVRRVVFTSSCMAVVPFSYYAGGDVDYHVRFGPDSRTTNIAGPLGNDVQAYAAGKIAALNAVENWISETSQKIKFDTITVVPGFIFGRNELTESIEDLRVGSTNSVLLSFLLGGQNEWPYNGNSVLGSDVAQVLVKVLKPEVEGNQSFITSKAITWEDALDTIRNHYPEAVSAGQLSATGKQPTLPIILDSSKTEKVLGITFSTFEEQVREVANQYLELHDARQTASRTT; encoded by the coding sequence ATGACCTCCTCGAAGCCCCTTGTTTTGCTCACAGGCGCATCCGGTTTCCTGGGGTATCTTACTCTGGTAAATCTCCTCAAATCGGGCTATCGAGTTCGGGCTGTTGTTCGCTCGCAggccaaggcaaacaagatCCTCACCGCCCCTTCGCTTCGGGACCTCGACCCATCCCCCGAAACTCTTCTGTTTAGCATTATCTCGGATCTATCAATTCCAGGCGCTCTTGATGACGCCTTCCGAGATGTGACGTACGCAATTCACGTTGCATCACCCGTGCCCGCTTTTGGGGCCAACCATGGACCACCAACGGAGGAGTACGACGAGTATTTTGTACAAAACGCCGTAAATATAGACGTCGGTTTACTTAAAAGTGCTGCAACTGTTGATTCCGTACGCAGAGTTGTGTTCACATCCTCGTGTATGGCTGTTGTACCATTCTCTTATTACGCTGGTGGAGATGTAGATTACCACGTGCGATTTGGCCCAGACAGCCGAACTACAAATATCGCTGGTCCGCTGGGCAATGACGTTCAGGCTTATGCAGCGGGAAAAATTGCTGCCTTGAATGCCGTGGAGAACTGGATTTCCGAGACCTCCCAGAAGATCAAATTCGACACAATAACCGTTGTGCCTGGATTTATATTTGGCAGGAATGAGCTGACCGAATCCATCGAAGACCTGAGAGTTGGGAGTACGAACTCGGTATTGCTTAGCTTTTTGCTTGGAGGACAAAACGAATGGCCGTACAACGGCAACTCCGTGCTTGGAAGCGACGTAGCGCAAGTTCTCGTCAAGGTACTGAAGCCAGAAGTTGAAGGCAACCAGTCGTTCATTACTTCAAAGGCTATTACATGGGAGGATGCACTTGATACAATTCGGAACCATTATCCCGAGGCAGTCTCGGCTGGACAGTTGAGCGCTACTGGTAAGCAGCCTACATTGCCAATTATACTAGACAGttccaagacggagaagGTTTTAGGAATTACGTTTTCTACATTCGAGGAACAGGTCAGGGAGGTTGCCAACCAGTATCTTGAGCTACATGACGCCAGACAGACAGCTTCAAGGACAACATAG